From Agrobacterium tumefaciens, a single genomic window includes:
- a CDS encoding alpha/beta hydrolase codes for MPLPFLIEGPNDARFTILLAHGAGAPMDSASMTGAAVALANAGFRVARFEFGYMAARRSSDSRKPPPRADTLNPEFKAAIADLAPTGHLIIGGKSMGGRVASMIADELHDAHAIAGLLCLGYPFHPPGKPENLRTAHLEFLKTPTLICQGTRDEFGTREEVSTYPLSSQIDFLWLEDGDHDLKPRKKVSGFSTADHLATVGKTVRDWADRLPLGA; via the coding sequence ATGCCGCTACCCTTTTTGATTGAAGGCCCCAACGACGCCCGGTTCACAATTTTGCTTGCGCATGGAGCCGGAGCGCCGATGGATTCGGCGTCAATGACGGGTGCGGCAGTTGCCCTTGCCAATGCGGGTTTTCGAGTAGCCCGTTTCGAGTTTGGTTATATGGCGGCGCGGCGAAGTTCCGACAGTCGAAAACCGCCGCCACGGGCGGACACGCTTAATCCTGAGTTTAAAGCCGCTATTGCCGATCTTGCACCGACCGGGCACCTGATTATCGGAGGTAAATCCATGGGCGGCCGCGTTGCCAGCATGATTGCCGATGAGCTCCATGATGCTCATGCGATCGCTGGCCTGCTTTGCCTGGGTTACCCCTTTCATCCTCCGGGCAAACCCGAAAACCTCAGGACAGCGCATCTCGAGTTCCTCAAAACCCCGACTTTGATCTGTCAGGGGACGCGTGATGAGTTCGGAACACGTGAAGAGGTCAGTACCTATCCGCTTTCCAGTCAGATCGATTTTCTTTGGCTAGAAGACGGAGATCATGATCTTAAGCCCCGCAAGAAGGTCTCGGGCTTCTCCACGGCGGACCATCTCGCAACCGTTGGAAAAACGGTGCGAGACTGGGCTGATAGGTTGCCGTTAGGCGCGTAG
- a CDS encoding ABC transporter permease — translation MQRFFKNREILLAGIIILMIAGFSFRAPGFERPANLVNIFNDTSILIILALGQMAVILTKSIDLSVAANLAFTGMAVAMTNATFPGVPLPLLVAMAVGIGALLGSINGILVWWLRIPPIVVTLGTLTIYRGMAFVLSGGGWVNAHQMSPTFLNVPRTPILGLPVLSWVAIIIIAGAWLVLTRTSFGRSAYASGGNPGAAVYAGIDVGRTRFLAFVLSGALAGLASYLWVSRYAVAYVDIAAGLELDSVAANVIGGISIAGGIGTAIGAVLGALFLGVIKNALPVIGISPFAQMAISGVVIILAVVFNARAEAKRGRIILRDRAAADNGKEAAA, via the coding sequence ATGCAACGTTTCTTCAAGAACCGCGAAATCCTTCTGGCGGGCATCATCATACTTATGATTGCCGGATTCTCGTTCCGTGCTCCCGGTTTTGAGCGCCCAGCCAATCTCGTCAACATCTTCAACGATACGTCGATCCTGATCATTCTGGCGCTCGGCCAAATGGCCGTTATTCTGACGAAATCGATCGATCTTTCCGTTGCAGCCAATCTTGCCTTCACGGGCATGGCTGTGGCGATGACAAACGCCACCTTTCCCGGCGTTCCGCTCCCGCTTCTTGTCGCCATGGCAGTCGGGATCGGTGCCCTTCTCGGTTCGATCAACGGCATTCTCGTCTGGTGGCTTCGTATTCCGCCGATCGTCGTTACGCTGGGTACGCTGACCATTTATCGGGGCATGGCTTTCGTGCTTTCCGGCGGTGGCTGGGTTAACGCGCACCAGATGTCGCCAACGTTTCTCAACGTGCCCCGGACACCGATTCTCGGCCTGCCGGTTCTGTCGTGGGTAGCGATCATCATCATCGCTGGTGCGTGGCTCGTTTTGACGAGAACGTCTTTCGGTCGTTCAGCCTATGCATCCGGTGGCAATCCGGGGGCTGCCGTTTACGCCGGGATCGACGTTGGTCGCACGCGCTTCCTCGCCTTTGTATTGTCCGGTGCACTTGCCGGGCTCGCCAGCTATCTCTGGGTTTCGCGTTATGCGGTGGCCTATGTCGATATCGCTGCCGGTCTCGAACTCGACAGCGTGGCAGCAAATGTGATCGGCGGCATTTCGATTGCCGGTGGTATTGGCACTGCAATTGGAGCTGTTCTCGGCGCACTTTTCCTTGGCGTCATCAAGAATGCTTTGCCGGTCATTGGAATTTCTCCATTCGCACAAATGGCAATCTCGGGCGTCGTCATCATTCTGGCGGTTGTGTTCAATGCTCGCGCCGAAGCCAAGAGAGGCCGTATCATCCTGCGCGACAGGGCAGCGGCAGATAATGGGAAGGAGGCCGCAGCATGA
- the rhaI gene encoding L-rhamnose catabolism isomerase — protein sequence MTETKIAADTIAVENDKRSAALQNDYDALGAQLARRNIDIDTTTKKVSEFFVAVPSWGVGTGGTRFARFPGKGEPRGIFDKLDDCSVINELTRATPNVSLHIPWDKEDPKKLKAHANALGLGFDAMNSNTFSDAPGQTHSYKYGSLSHTDAATRAQAVEHNIECIEIGNAIGSKALTVWVGDGSNFPGQSNFTRSFERYLSAMADIYKALPDDWRIFSEHKMYEPAFYSTVVQDWGTNYLIANTLGEKAFCLVDLGHHAPNTNIEMIVARLIQFGKLGGFHFNDSKYGDDDLDAGSIEPYRLFLVFNELVDAEHRGVKGFHPAHMIDQSHNVTDPIESLISSANEIRRAYAQALLVDRSALDGFQHDNDALMATDTLKRAYRSDVEPILARARQLAGGAIDPIATYRASGYRAKVSAQRPAVVGGSGGIV from the coding sequence ATGACCGAGACGAAGATTGCGGCCGACACCATTGCGGTTGAAAACGACAAACGTTCTGCCGCATTGCAGAATGATTATGACGCGCTTGGTGCACAGCTCGCACGTCGCAATATTGATATCGATACGACCACCAAGAAGGTGTCGGAGTTTTTTGTCGCCGTTCCCTCCTGGGGCGTTGGCACCGGAGGCACTCGATTTGCGCGTTTCCCTGGCAAGGGCGAGCCGCGCGGGATTTTTGACAAGCTTGATGACTGCTCTGTAATCAACGAGTTGACCCGCGCGACACCGAATGTTTCGCTTCACATTCCGTGGGACAAGGAAGATCCGAAGAAACTCAAGGCACATGCGAACGCGCTGGGTCTGGGCTTCGATGCGATGAACTCAAATACATTCTCCGACGCACCCGGTCAGACCCACTCCTATAAATATGGCTCGCTTAGCCACACGGATGCTGCAACGCGCGCTCAGGCGGTTGAGCACAACATCGAATGTATCGAGATCGGCAACGCCATCGGCTCGAAAGCGCTGACGGTGTGGGTTGGCGATGGTTCCAACTTCCCCGGCCAAAGCAATTTTACCAGAAGCTTTGAACGCTATCTGTCGGCAATGGCCGATATCTACAAGGCGTTGCCGGATGACTGGCGCATCTTTTCCGAACACAAAATGTACGAACCGGCGTTTTACTCGACCGTTGTGCAGGACTGGGGCACAAACTACCTGATCGCCAACACCCTAGGAGAAAAGGCATTCTGCCTCGTCGACCTCGGACACCATGCCCCGAACACCAATATCGAGATGATCGTTGCCCGCCTCATCCAGTTCGGCAAGCTTGGTGGCTTCCATTTCAACGACAGCAAGTATGGCGATGACGATCTGGATGCGGGGTCCATCGAGCCATACCGCCTCTTCCTCGTTTTCAATGAACTGGTGGATGCCGAACATCGTGGGGTGAAGGGCTTTCATCCGGCGCATATGATCGATCAGTCGCATAACGTGACCGATCCGATTGAAAGCCTGATCTCAAGTGCCAACGAGATAAGGCGTGCCTATGCACAAGCGCTACTTGTGGATCGGTCGGCTCTCGACGGTTTCCAGCACGACAATGATGCCCTCATGGCGACCGACACCCTGAAGCGGGCATACCGCAGCGATGTGGAGCCTATTCTCGCAAGAGCGCGGCAACTGGCGGGCGGCGCGATCGATCCTATTGCCACCTATCGGGCAAGCGGCTATCGCGCCAAGGTCTCCGCACAGCGCCCGGCTGTGGTTGGCGGTTCTGGTGGCATTGTCTGA
- a CDS encoding DeoR/GlpR transcriptional regulator: MHERERHRIILSAVQEKPVVTVQDIAELTDASEATIRRDIASLHVQGKLRRVRGGAEAVHPPQLGNLAARPFRVSESVNIDKKRAIARKAVDLCDDGDAIILNGGTTTFQMVHYMAARRLQVMTNSFAIAEHLIKHSKCNVSVPGGAIYRDQSLILSPFDNDAIRNFYARRIFLGAQGVGALGIMESDALVIQSEQKLMRQAEELIVMVDSSKFRKRSSLILCPLENVTTIITDEGISDDAARMVESAGVTLVIAGTVAGAQTPQPPDEEGSASVA; encoded by the coding sequence ATGCACGAACGCGAACGCCATCGCATCATTTTGAGCGCCGTACAGGAGAAGCCTGTCGTGACGGTTCAGGATATTGCTGAACTGACGGACGCGTCGGAAGCGACGATCCGCAGGGATATTGCGTCTTTGCACGTTCAGGGGAAGTTGCGCCGAGTGCGGGGCGGGGCGGAGGCTGTACATCCGCCGCAGCTAGGCAATCTGGCGGCACGCCCTTTCCGGGTTTCCGAATCAGTCAACATCGACAAAAAACGCGCAATTGCGCGCAAAGCTGTCGATCTCTGCGATGACGGCGACGCAATCATTCTGAATGGCGGTACCACCACATTCCAGATGGTGCATTACATGGCTGCGCGCCGGCTACAGGTGATGACCAATTCTTTCGCCATTGCAGAACATTTGATCAAGCACTCCAAGTGCAATGTCAGTGTGCCTGGTGGCGCGATCTACCGCGATCAAAGCTTGATTTTGTCGCCATTCGACAACGATGCCATACGCAACTTCTATGCGCGACGAATTTTCCTGGGTGCGCAAGGCGTCGGCGCACTTGGCATCATGGAATCGGATGCGCTGGTGATCCAGAGCGAACAGAAGCTGATGCGGCAGGCAGAAGAACTGATCGTGATGGTCGACTCGTCGAAATTTCGCAAACGCTCGAGCCTCATCCTTTGCCCGCTGGAAAATGTCACGACCATCATCACCGATGAGGGAATTTCGGACGACGCAGCGCGGATGGTCGAGAGTGCGGGCGTCACACTGGTGATTGCAGGAACGGTGGCTGGCGCGCAAACGCCGCAGCCGCCGGACGAAGAGGGTTCCGCCTCGGTCGCGTGA
- a CDS encoding bifunctional rhamnulose-1-phosphate aldolase/short-chain dehydrogenase, translating into MTGKSRLLENRWDDAHAAKLDEPGKLLYRSNLLGADKRITNYGGGNTSAKVLETDPLTGEKARVMWVKGSGGDVGTIKLDGFATLYLDKLEALKGIYKGVEDEDRMVGFLPHCTFNLNPRAASIDTPLHGFVPYDHVDHMHPDAIIAIAASKNSKELTQQVFGNEIGWLPWRRPGFQLGLDLEAFVKANPNAKGVVLESHGLFTWDNDAKKCYELTLAIINKAIDWFASETEGKTIFGGSVAKSLPAEERRAIAARLMPEIRGRIGREERKLADFDDQDAVLEFVNSKDLKPLGALGTSCPDHFLRTKIRPLILDLDTSKPDVDALVAGLDKALDEYRADYTRYYETCKHANSPKMRDPNPVIFLIPGVGMLSFAKDKATARIAGEFYVNAINVMRGASTVSDYQGLPEQEAFDIEYWLLEEAKLQRMPKPKSLAGRIAFITGGAGGIGRATAERLASEGACVVLADIDEGALQNTRGDFEKRFSSDAVRTVKLDVTKENAVVSAFVEASVEFGGIDILVSNAGIASSAPVEDTTLEMWNKNIDILATGYFLVSREAFRLFRRQNLGGNVVFVASKNGLASSPNASAYCTAKAAEIHLARCLALEGADAGIRVNTVNPDAVLRGSKIWSGEWREQRAASSKIEVTDLEEHYRKRSMLKLNVFPEDIAEAIYFLASDASAKSTGNIINVDAGNAQSFTR; encoded by the coding sequence ATGACGGGAAAATCCCGCCTTCTCGAAAACCGTTGGGATGATGCCCATGCCGCCAAGCTCGATGAGCCCGGCAAGCTGCTGTATCGCTCCAATCTTCTGGGTGCAGACAAGCGCATCACGAATTATGGCGGTGGCAATACCTCGGCAAAGGTACTCGAAACCGATCCTCTGACCGGTGAAAAAGCGCGTGTCATGTGGGTGAAGGGCTCTGGCGGAGACGTCGGTACAATCAAGCTTGATGGTTTTGCTACTCTCTACCTCGACAAGCTTGAAGCCTTGAAGGGTATTTACAAGGGTGTCGAAGACGAAGACCGCATGGTCGGCTTTCTGCCGCACTGCACGTTCAATCTCAATCCCCGCGCCGCTTCCATCGATACGCCTTTGCACGGTTTCGTGCCGTACGATCATGTCGATCACATGCATCCTGATGCGATCATCGCGATCGCTGCGTCGAAGAATTCCAAGGAATTGACCCAGCAGGTTTTCGGTAACGAAATTGGTTGGCTGCCATGGCGCCGCCCAGGCTTCCAGCTCGGTCTCGACCTCGAAGCCTTTGTGAAGGCCAACCCTAACGCCAAGGGCGTCGTGCTTGAAAGCCACGGCCTGTTCACCTGGGATAACGACGCCAAGAAATGCTACGAGCTGACGCTTGCCATCATCAACAAGGCGATCGATTGGTTTGCGAGTGAGACAGAGGGCAAAACCATCTTTGGTGGCTCAGTCGCAAAAAGCCTGCCTGCTGAAGAACGACGTGCCATTGCTGCACGTCTGATGCCAGAAATCCGTGGCCGTATCGGTCGTGAGGAACGCAAGCTCGCCGATTTTGACGATCAGGATGCTGTGCTTGAATTTGTCAATTCGAAAGACCTGAAACCTCTAGGCGCACTCGGTACATCGTGCCCGGACCATTTTCTGCGCACCAAGATCCGCCCGTTGATCCTTGATCTTGATACCTCCAAACCTGATGTCGACGCACTTGTTGCGGGCCTAGATAAGGCCTTGGACGAGTATCGTGCCGATTACACGCGTTATTACGAGACGTGCAAACACGCAAACTCTCCCAAGATGCGCGATCCAAATCCGGTGATCTTCCTGATCCCTGGCGTCGGCATGCTCTCCTTTGCCAAGGATAAGGCGACCGCGCGTATCGCCGGCGAGTTCTACGTCAATGCTATCAATGTCATGCGTGGCGCTTCAACTGTGTCTGACTATCAGGGACTTCCCGAACAGGAAGCTTTCGACATCGAATATTGGCTGCTGGAAGAAGCAAAGCTTCAGCGCATGCCCAAGCCCAAGAGTCTGGCCGGTCGCATTGCCTTCATCACGGGCGGCGCGGGTGGCATCGGTCGGGCAACGGCTGAGCGTCTTGCAAGCGAAGGTGCCTGCGTGGTGCTGGCGGATATTGATGAAGGTGCGTTGCAGAACACCAGAGGGGACTTCGAAAAGCGTTTCAGCTCCGATGCCGTTCGTACAGTCAAGCTTGACGTCACCAAGGAAAATGCCGTCGTTTCCGCATTTGTGGAAGCAAGTGTTGAATTTGGCGGCATCGACATTCTAGTTTCAAACGCTGGTATTGCGTCCTCTGCTCCGGTCGAGGACACCACGCTTGAGATGTGGAACAAGAACATCGATATTCTTGCGACCGGTTATTTCCTCGTGTCGCGCGAAGCATTTCGTTTGTTCCGTCGCCAAAATCTTGGCGGCAATGTCGTGTTCGTCGCATCCAAGAACGGCCTTGCATCGTCGCCCAACGCTTCGGCCTATTGCACGGCAAAGGCTGCGGAAATCCATCTTGCCCGGTGCCTTGCTTTGGAGGGCGCAGACGCAGGCATTCGGGTGAACACGGTCAATCCAGACGCGGTTCTGCGTGGATCGAAAATCTGGAGCGGCGAATGGCGCGAGCAGCGTGCCGCATCCTCGAAGATCGAAGTGACGGATCTTGAGGAACACTACCGCAAGCGCTCGATGCTGAAGCTCAATGTTTTCCCTGAGGACATAGCCGAGGCAATCTACTTCCTGGCGTCAGACGCCTCCGCAAAATCGACCGGCAACATCATCAACGTTGATGCCGGTAATGCCCAGAGCTTCACACGATAG
- a CDS encoding ABC transporter permease, whose translation MSLIAPETKTAARVIPDKLGTPFKRVMASWEVLLLGVAILIFIANSLASPYFLNAWNLSDATFNFTEKALIAFAMALLVIAGEIDLSVAAIIALASTAMGYAVQMGVATPGLVAIGIGVGLACGAFNGFLVAGLKLPSIVVTIGTMSLFRGISYVMLGDQAYGKYPADFAYFGQGYVFWVFSFEFLLFIVMAVIFAILLHATNFGRQVYVIGNNPLAARFSGIPVERIKFILFLLTGLMSGIAAVCLTSRLGSTRPSIAQGWELEVVTMVVLGGVSILGGSGTIGGVVIAAFVMGLVTFGLGLLNVPGIVMSIFVGLLLIITIAIPIVVRRLRAMRS comes from the coding sequence ATGAGCCTGATCGCACCGGAAACCAAGACCGCCGCGCGCGTCATTCCCGACAAACTCGGCACCCCCTTCAAACGCGTCATGGCTAGCTGGGAAGTGCTTTTGCTCGGCGTCGCAATCCTGATCTTTATCGCGAACTCGCTTGCTTCGCCTTACTTTCTCAATGCGTGGAACCTGTCGGACGCAACCTTCAACTTCACCGAAAAGGCGCTGATCGCCTTTGCGATGGCACTCCTGGTCATTGCGGGTGAAATCGACCTTTCCGTCGCAGCGATCATCGCGCTCGCTTCGACCGCCATGGGTTATGCGGTGCAGATGGGTGTGGCCACACCAGGGCTTGTCGCCATTGGGATCGGCGTTGGCCTGGCGTGTGGCGCATTCAACGGCTTTCTGGTTGCCGGATTAAAGCTGCCGTCCATTGTCGTCACCATCGGCACGATGAGCCTGTTTCGCGGCATTTCCTATGTGATGCTGGGCGATCAGGCTTACGGGAAATATCCGGCGGATTTTGCTTACTTCGGCCAGGGTTATGTCTTCTGGGTCTTCTCCTTCGAATTCCTGCTTTTCATCGTCATGGCGGTCATTTTCGCCATTCTGTTGCACGCCACGAATTTCGGCCGTCAGGTTTATGTCATTGGCAACAACCCCTTAGCCGCGCGGTTCTCCGGCATTCCGGTGGAGCGTATCAAGTTCATCCTGTTCCTGTTGACGGGTTTGATGAGCGGGATTGCCGCCGTTTGCCTGACCTCGCGCCTTGGCTCCACGCGTCCATCCATCGCTCAAGGGTGGGAGCTGGAAGTGGTGACGATGGTCGTGCTAGGCGGCGTCTCCATTCTCGGCGGCTCCGGCACCATCGGTGGTGTTGTGATCGCTGCCTTCGTGATGGGCCTTGTTACCTTCGGCCTCGGCCTTCTCAACGTGCCGGGCATCGTCATGTCGATCTTCGTCGGCCTGCTCCTGATCATTACCATCGCCATTCCAATCGTTGTTCGCCGTCTCCGCGCCATGAGGTCCTGA
- a CDS encoding FtsX-like permease family protein, with protein sequence MIRFILADLRRLWVGALVVVLLVALAVALSVTVTLQERSLRLGSARAADKFDLVVGAGGSETQLVLSSVFLQPSPLPLMEGEVLAKLANDPRVAWAAPIGFGDSFNGFPIVGTTTALVSNLSAGLQEGRVFTTEGQAVVGSAVSLALGAEIKPMHGAPGEGGHTHGELAYTVSGRLKPTGTAWDRAILVPIQAVWHIHGLGHGDGTEGKEVAATAGQEKPQSEHDHDHASGSEATHDHASHDHSGHGHFASPSQDHDHEAHDHSAHADAPIVEDWDHDVPGLPAILVKPKTIADAYKLRQEYRGGTTVGVFPGEVLTRLYATLGDARLVLFAVATGSQVLVAASLLLVTVLHIGQRRRQIGALRAFGAPRAALFSIVWLELLCLIGTGVILGFLMGYGASMAIARVLAGESGIVFPVTFIGQDVLLAAIILGLAAILAAIPAALAYRQSPAAALRA encoded by the coding sequence ATGATCCGCTTCATTCTTGCTGACCTGCGCCGCCTCTGGGTTGGCGCACTGGTAGTCGTCCTTCTTGTTGCGCTGGCCGTTGCCCTTAGTGTGACAGTCACACTTCAAGAGCGGTCGCTGCGGCTTGGTAGCGCTCGCGCAGCCGACAAATTCGACCTTGTCGTCGGCGCGGGCGGTAGCGAAACACAACTCGTGCTGTCCTCGGTCTTTCTTCAGCCCTCTCCTCTTCCGTTGATGGAGGGAGAGGTATTGGCCAAGCTCGCAAACGATCCTCGTGTTGCCTGGGCGGCGCCAATTGGTTTCGGCGATTCCTTCAATGGTTTTCCAATTGTCGGCACGACAACTGCGCTCGTCTCAAACCTGTCCGCCGGGTTGCAGGAAGGCCGAGTTTTCACGACTGAAGGCCAGGCTGTGGTCGGCTCAGCTGTATCTCTTGCCCTTGGCGCAGAAATCAAGCCGATGCATGGCGCCCCAGGTGAAGGCGGCCATACACATGGCGAACTTGCCTACACTGTCTCCGGTCGCCTGAAGCCGACCGGCACCGCATGGGACCGCGCCATCCTCGTGCCCATACAGGCCGTCTGGCACATTCACGGCCTTGGGCATGGCGATGGAACCGAAGGAAAAGAAGTCGCGGCGACAGCTGGACAGGAAAAACCCCAATCGGAGCATGACCATGATCATGCCAGCGGCAGCGAAGCCACCCATGACCATGCATCCCACGACCATTCCGGTCACGGCCACTTTGCGAGCCCGAGCCAGGATCACGACCACGAAGCACACGATCATTCCGCTCACGCGGACGCGCCGATCGTAGAGGACTGGGATCACGATGTACCCGGCCTACCGGCAATCCTCGTCAAACCGAAAACCATTGCGGACGCCTACAAGCTACGACAGGAGTATCGAGGCGGAACGACTGTTGGTGTCTTCCCCGGCGAAGTTCTGACGCGGCTTTATGCGACACTGGGAGATGCAAGACTGGTGTTGTTTGCAGTGGCAACCGGCTCGCAAGTCCTGGTGGCTGCATCACTGCTGCTGGTCACCGTTCTGCATATCGGCCAGCGTCGCCGGCAGATCGGTGCGCTTCGCGCCTTCGGAGCCCCGCGCGCAGCGTTGTTCTCCATCGTCTGGCTGGAGTTGTTGTGCCTGATCGGCACCGGTGTAATTCTCGGTTTCTTGATGGGTTACGGGGCATCCATGGCGATAGCACGTGTGCTTGCCGGCGAAAGCGGGATCGTCTTCCCCGTCACCTTCATAGGACAGGACGTATTACTTGCGGCCATCATCCTAGGCTTAGCGGCAATCCTCGCTGCCATTCCTGCGGCATTGGCCTATCGCCAGTCCCCTGCCGCTGCACTACGCGCCTAA
- the rhaS gene encoding rhamnose ABC transporter substrate-binding protein, producing MKLTRRKLGHALALGVALGTLGLGSVAQAADVKIALVVKSLGNGFFEAANKGAQEAAKDLGGVEIIYTGPTSTTAEGQIEVINSLIAQGVDAIAISANDPDAVVPALKKAAQRGIKVISWDSGVAPEGRILQLNPSSNALIGKMCLQLAASHLEGGKGDFAILSATTTSTNQNIWIDEMKKQLKDFPGLNLVTTVYGDDLADKSYREAQGLLSSQPNVKVIVAPTTVGVLAASQAVKDAGKIGQVFVTGLGLPSEMAGAIKSGATKEFAIWNPIDLGYSATQIAYRLVKGETDGKPGSEIEAGRMGKIKVGENSEAAMADPFIYDAKNIDQFSKIF from the coding sequence ATGAAACTTACACGCAGAAAATTGGGTCATGCTCTGGCATTGGGTGTGGCACTTGGCACCCTGGGGCTGGGAAGCGTTGCCCAGGCGGCCGACGTCAAGATTGCGCTCGTCGTCAAGTCGCTCGGAAACGGTTTCTTCGAAGCCGCCAACAAGGGCGCACAAGAGGCTGCAAAAGACCTTGGTGGTGTTGAGATCATCTATACCGGTCCGACCAGCACGACTGCGGAAGGCCAGATTGAAGTCATCAATTCGCTCATTGCACAGGGCGTCGATGCGATCGCCATCTCCGCCAACGATCCGGACGCTGTTGTTCCAGCCCTGAAAAAGGCAGCCCAGCGCGGCATCAAGGTCATTTCCTGGGATTCGGGCGTTGCACCGGAAGGCCGCATCCTTCAGCTCAACCCGTCTTCCAACGCGCTGATCGGAAAAATGTGCCTGCAGCTTGCAGCGTCGCATCTGGAAGGCGGCAAGGGTGATTTCGCTATCTTGTCGGCAACCACCACCTCCACGAACCAGAATATCTGGATCGATGAGATGAAGAAGCAGTTGAAGGACTTCCCGGGCCTGAACCTGGTCACCACGGTTTATGGCGACGACCTCGCCGATAAGAGCTATCGCGAAGCCCAGGGCCTTCTCTCTTCGCAACCGAATGTGAAAGTCATCGTTGCGCCGACCACGGTTGGTGTTTTGGCGGCCTCCCAGGCTGTTAAGGATGCAGGCAAAATCGGTCAGGTCTTCGTCACTGGTCTCGGCCTTCCGTCCGAAATGGCAGGCGCAATCAAGTCTGGTGCCACCAAGGAATTCGCCATCTGGAATCCGATCGATCTCGGTTACTCCGCGACACAGATCGCCTACCGCCTCGTGAAGGGCGAAACCGACGGCAAGCCGGGCTCGGAGATCGAGGCAGGCCGCATGGGCAAGATCAAAGTGGGTGAAAACAGCGAAGCGGCCATGGCCGACCCGTTCATCTACGACGCCAAGAACATTGATCAGTTCTCGAAGATTTTCTGA
- a CDS encoding sugar ABC transporter ATP-binding protein, whose translation MAAEKMKEATVPQQSAVSPVLEMRGISQVFPGVKALDGVNVALYPGTVTALIGENGAGKSTLVKILTGIYRPNEGEILLDGKPVHFHSAQDAIDAGVTAIHQETVLFDELSVGENIFLGHAPKNRFGFIDWKTINDRSRSLLERLESRIDPTIRLKDLSIAQRHLVAIARALSVEARIVIMDEPTAALSRKEIDDLFRIVQNLKKQGKAILFISHKFDEVYEIAENYAVFRDGKMVGAGVLADAPQDEIVRLMVGRDVKDAFPKQVVNIGSTVLSVQKYCHDTEFRDISFDLRKGEILGLYGLIGAGRSELCQSLFGITRPASGTMTLDGHTLSIRSPEDAIRAGIVYVPEERGRHGLALEMPIYQNMSLPSLARTSRKGFLAAANEFALARKYASRLDLRAAALSVPVGTLSGGNQQKVVIGKWLATQPKVIILDEPTKGIDIGSKAAVHGFISELAAEGLSIIMISSELPEILGMSDRAIVMREGLMADVFERADFSPEKLVRAATGNA comes from the coding sequence ATGGCTGCAGAAAAAATGAAAGAAGCGACAGTGCCTCAGCAATCCGCTGTCTCGCCTGTTCTCGAGATGCGTGGCATCAGCCAGGTTTTTCCAGGTGTGAAGGCGCTGGATGGCGTTAATGTTGCGCTTTATCCCGGCACCGTTACCGCGCTGATTGGCGAGAACGGCGCGGGTAAATCCACCCTCGTGAAAATCCTGACCGGGATTTACAGGCCGAATGAAGGAGAAATCCTGCTTGACGGCAAGCCTGTCCATTTTCACAGCGCACAAGACGCAATTGATGCTGGAGTGACGGCCATTCATCAGGAAACTGTCCTTTTCGATGAACTGTCAGTCGGCGAGAACATCTTTCTTGGCCACGCACCCAAAAACCGCTTCGGTTTCATTGACTGGAAAACCATCAATGATCGTTCGCGCTCCCTCCTTGAGCGGCTGGAAAGCCGAATTGATCCGACGATCCGCCTCAAAGACCTTTCCATTGCGCAAAGGCATCTTGTCGCAATCGCACGTGCGCTTTCAGTAGAGGCACGCATCGTCATCATGGACGAGCCAACCGCAGCGCTTTCCCGCAAGGAAATCGACGACCTCTTCCGCATCGTCCAGAACCTCAAAAAGCAGGGAAAAGCGATCCTGTTCATCAGCCACAAGTTCGATGAAGTCTACGAAATCGCAGAGAATTACGCCGTGTTCCGCGATGGCAAAATGGTTGGAGCAGGCGTGCTCGCCGACGCCCCGCAGGATGAAATCGTCCGGCTGATGGTGGGACGTGACGTTAAGGACGCCTTCCCGAAACAGGTGGTGAATATCGGCAGCACTGTGCTTTCCGTTCAAAAGTACTGCCATGACACAGAGTTTCGCGACATTTCCTTCGACTTGCGGAAAGGTGAAATTCTTGGGCTATACGGGTTGATCGGCGCGGGACGGTCCGAACTTTGCCAATCCCTGTTCGGCATCACGCGACCAGCGTCCGGTACCATGACGCTTGATGGCCACACACTTTCCATCCGCTCACCGGAAGATGCTATCCGAGCCGGTATCGTGTACGTGCCCGAAGAGCGTGGACGACACGGACTGGCGCTCGAAATGCCGATTTATCAGAACATGTCCCTGCCCTCACTCGCTCGGACATCGCGAAAAGGTTTTCTCGCTGCCGCCAACGAGTTTGCACTGGCCCGCAAATATGCGTCACGGCTCGATCTGCGCGCTGCAGCCCTCTCAGTGCCGGTGGGCACATTATCGGGCGGCAACCAGCAGAAAGTCGTCATTGGCAAATGGCTTGCTACACAGCCGAAGGTCATCATTCTCGATGAACCGACAAAAGGCATCGATATCGGTTCCAAGGCCGCCGTTCACGGTTTCATCAGCGAGTTGGCCGCAGAAGGACTTTCCATCATCATGATTTCATCCGAACTGCCGGAAATTCTCGGCATGTCCGACCGAGCCATCGTCATGCGCGAGGGGCTTATGGCTGATGTCTTCGAACGTGCCGATTTCTCGCCGGAAAAGCTGGTGCGAGCCGCCACGGGCAACGCGTGA